The following proteins are encoded in a genomic region of Neomicrococcus aestuarii:
- a CDS encoding aminodeoxychorismate lyase, with amino-acid sequence MTALVFIESAHPAGRIADPNTPQLSVLDQGVTRGDGIFETAHYRDGAVRKLDAHLARMRSSAASVEITIPTEEAFRTAVNTAVTEFLKEYDDAASVTLEAAVKIVVTRGAEGAEHGTAWVMVSPVSKSILEQRENGIDVMLLERGYDSTVADRAPWLLMGAKTLSYAVNMAALRHAHHHGADDVIFVASDGLVLEGPTSSVLIASEVDGVKKLTTPILETGILPGTTQGAIFAAAEKAGWELGYGPLEPHHLHEADAVWLVSSVRLLAPVNKIDGTEVSRNEALHRELQGLVDQIM; translated from the coding sequence ATGACTGCTCTCGTTTTCATCGAATCTGCTCATCCTGCCGGCCGCATTGCGGATCCGAACACCCCGCAATTGTCCGTTCTGGATCAGGGCGTCACGCGCGGCGATGGCATCTTCGAGACGGCGCACTACCGCGATGGTGCGGTACGCAAATTGGACGCTCACTTGGCCCGCATGCGATCTTCCGCAGCATCCGTGGAGATCACGATTCCTACTGAGGAAGCCTTCCGCACTGCCGTTAATACCGCGGTGACAGAATTTTTGAAGGAGTACGACGACGCAGCTTCCGTCACGCTGGAAGCGGCCGTGAAGATTGTGGTCACGCGAGGCGCCGAGGGTGCCGAACACGGCACCGCTTGGGTGATGGTTTCGCCGGTGTCCAAGTCCATTCTTGAACAGCGCGAGAACGGCATCGACGTGATGCTGCTTGAGCGCGGCTACGACTCCACCGTGGCGGATCGTGCCCCGTGGCTTCTCATGGGAGCGAAGACGCTCAGCTACGCCGTGAATATGGCAGCCCTTCGCCACGCGCACCATCACGGTGCGGACGACGTGATCTTCGTTGCGAGCGACGGACTGGTCCTTGAAGGCCCCACGTCCTCGGTGCTGATCGCAAGCGAAGTCGACGGAGTCAAGAAGCTCACGACGCCCATCTTGGAGACCGGCATCCTTCCGGGCACCACGCAGGGCGCGATCTTTGCCGCCGCCGAGAAGGCCGGCTGGGAGCTCGGCTACGGCCCGCTCGAGCCGCACCACTTGCATGAAGCGGACGCCGTGTGGCTGGTGTCTTCGGTGCGTTTGTTGGCGCCAGTAAACAAGATCGACGGCACTGAGGTGTCCCGCAACGAGGCGTTGCACCGCGAGCTTCAAGGGCTTGTGGATCAGATTATGTAG
- a CDS encoding low molecular weight protein-tyrosine-phosphatase, protein MTLVAVVCTGNICRSPMAEYMIRAAAEEAGLFNVFVTSAGTAGWELGNPIDSRASEILQALGHDASEHTARQFELHEFSNVDLVLAMEDEHYAHLRHLAPTAHDRAKVRMFRAFDPKVAHRGIEDQGIYDPWYGEESDFEAVRDLIAASIPGIIDYLRELEEAPSGKPSPPGEDKDQD, encoded by the coding sequence ATGACTCTGGTTGCGGTGGTGTGTACCGGCAATATTTGCCGCTCTCCTATGGCTGAATACATGATTCGCGCGGCTGCGGAAGAGGCCGGTCTCTTCAACGTGTTCGTCACCTCGGCCGGAACCGCTGGGTGGGAATTAGGCAATCCGATTGACTCCCGGGCCTCGGAAATCCTTCAAGCGCTCGGCCATGACGCGAGCGAGCACACAGCCCGCCAGTTTGAACTCCACGAATTCTCCAACGTGGACTTGGTGCTGGCCATGGAAGATGAACATTACGCACACCTTCGACACCTCGCACCCACGGCTCATGACCGCGCGAAGGTTCGCATGTTCCGCGCTTTTGACCCCAAAGTGGCGCATCGCGGCATCGAAGATCAGGGCATTTATGACCCCTGGTACGGCGAGGAAAGCGACTTCGAAGCCGTGCGAGATCTGATTGCAGCCTCTATACCGGGCATTATTGATTACCTACGGGAACTCGAAGAGGCCCCGTCAGGCAAACCATCGCCGCCCGGAGAGGACAAAGATCAGGACTAA
- a CDS encoding energy-coupling factor transporter transmembrane component T family protein — translation MSVTNFDISADAKLQRRAVLLRANPLSKLVAVLAATLPLVVTMDFVSAAVVLVGTLALLPLSGVSPVLFFQRAWILVVASLLTVWGTAIIAEDSGRTLLDLGTYSISEGSLSLGAATGLRAIGIAVPAVLVMASTDPTDLADALAQRAKLPHRFVLGALAAMRLLGLLAEEWKTLGMARRARGVGSFGSPLDRIKANTGQAFGLMVQAIRRASRLALSMEAKGFGGHHRTWARPSTFSLLDLWVLLGGLALGALAVWAALSAGTWNVVWMNN, via the coding sequence GTGAGCGTGACGAATTTCGACATCTCCGCAGACGCCAAGCTCCAACGCCGGGCCGTTCTCTTGCGGGCCAACCCGCTGTCCAAACTAGTGGCAGTTCTGGCGGCCACGCTGCCGCTGGTGGTCACGATGGACTTTGTGAGCGCTGCCGTAGTGCTGGTGGGAACGCTCGCACTGTTGCCGCTCTCGGGAGTCTCGCCCGTGCTGTTCTTCCAGCGCGCATGGATCCTGGTGGTGGCGTCCCTTCTCACCGTGTGGGGAACCGCGATCATCGCCGAAGACTCAGGACGTACTCTGCTCGATCTAGGGACCTACAGCATCTCGGAAGGATCGCTGTCCTTAGGAGCGGCCACGGGACTGCGCGCTATTGGCATCGCGGTACCCGCAGTGCTGGTCATGGCGTCCACCGATCCCACGGACCTCGCCGATGCACTCGCTCAGCGCGCCAAGTTGCCGCACCGCTTTGTCCTAGGCGCGCTCGCAGCCATGAGGCTACTCGGCTTGCTCGCGGAGGAATGGAAAACCCTCGGCATGGCCCGCCGCGCGCGCGGAGTCGGATCCTTCGGATCGCCGTTGGACCGCATCAAAGCCAACACCGGACAAGCGTTCGGACTCATGGTCCAAGCCATCCGACGCGCTTCCAGACTCGCCCTCAGCATGGAAGCAAAAGGCTTTGGCGGTCACCACCGGACCTGGGCGCGACCGTCCACGTTCTCCCTGCTTGACCTCTGGGTACTCCTGGGAGGCCTAGCGCTCGGCGCGCTCGCAGTGTGGGCCGCGTTAAGCGCTGGCACCTGGAATGTGGTTTGGATGAACAACTAG
- a CDS encoding ABC transporter ATP-binding protein, which produces MTTQLSARVIPARVHARDWSWRHAGRELPAVHGLNVEIEPGQKVLLIGPSGAGKSTLLHAMAGVLHPDEDNASTGSLEINGIPAYGQRGVAGLMQQDPETQVILSRVGDDVAFGAENLAVPREEIWPRVSAALEAVGLDVSLDHSTARLSGGQKQRLALAGILAMRPGLLLLDEPTANLDPDGVLEVRDAVLASIADSGATAIVVEHRIAEWARHMDRVLVLQPHGGISHDVHPERLWSDADLRCELAAAGVWVPDFEYDDARSPRVGTAEDSRVLLSARGLAVSKEAPHRRTFWARRSGGEGSRKSAPSPVLTGIDLELREGEAVSVIGKNGAGKSTLLLTLAGLLEKHGGELEASTELRGHLKSPDPFSWRAPELVTRVGTVFQEPEHQFVTPSVREELAFGPRHAVHPETGQPLFTEEEAQERVNQLLARLHLSHLADANPFTLSGGEKRRLSVATVLAAGPRVLLLDEPTFGQDANTWAELVALLREQLAAGTSLVAVTHDDAFTRALGATTFRVGEQSAGERPTGEQPNEEHPSGGSL; this is translated from the coding sequence ATGACTACTCAACTCTCAGCCCGCGTGATTCCCGCGCGCGTCCACGCTCGTGACTGGAGCTGGCGTCACGCGGGCCGTGAGTTGCCGGCAGTACACGGCTTGAACGTGGAGATTGAACCCGGCCAGAAGGTGCTGCTGATTGGGCCTTCGGGCGCGGGCAAGTCAACGCTCTTACACGCGATGGCCGGTGTCTTGCACCCGGATGAGGACAATGCCTCCACCGGTTCCCTCGAGATCAACGGCATCCCGGCCTACGGGCAGCGCGGGGTCGCCGGGCTCATGCAACAGGATCCCGAGACGCAAGTGATTCTCTCCCGCGTGGGCGATGACGTCGCATTCGGCGCAGAGAACCTCGCAGTCCCGCGCGAGGAGATATGGCCCCGGGTCAGCGCTGCGCTTGAAGCGGTAGGCTTGGACGTTTCCTTGGACCATTCCACCGCGCGCTTGTCCGGAGGTCAGAAGCAGCGCTTGGCGCTCGCGGGAATTCTGGCGATGCGCCCCGGTCTTCTCCTGCTTGATGAGCCCACCGCCAACCTGGACCCGGACGGGGTGCTAGAGGTCCGCGACGCCGTCCTGGCCAGCATCGCCGACTCCGGCGCCACCGCGATTGTGGTGGAGCACCGGATCGCGGAGTGGGCGCGCCACATGGATCGCGTGCTGGTGCTGCAGCCCCACGGCGGGATCTCCCACGACGTTCACCCCGAGCGGCTCTGGTCGGATGCGGATTTACGCTGCGAGCTGGCTGCGGCAGGCGTGTGGGTTCCTGATTTTGAGTACGACGACGCCCGCTCGCCTCGTGTGGGCACCGCTGAGGATTCGCGGGTCTTGTTGAGCGCTCGTGGGCTTGCGGTATCGAAGGAAGCGCCACATCGTCGGACCTTTTGGGCACGACGCTCCGGGGGCGAAGGATCGCGAAAGAGCGCCCCGTCGCCGGTTCTGACGGGGATAGACCTTGAACTTCGCGAAGGTGAAGCCGTCAGCGTGATCGGCAAGAACGGCGCCGGAAAATCCACGCTGTTGCTCACCCTCGCCGGACTACTGGAAAAGCATGGGGGCGAGCTCGAAGCCAGCACGGAACTGCGCGGACACCTCAAGAGTCCAGACCCGTTCTCGTGGCGTGCGCCGGAACTCGTAACCCGCGTGGGCACGGTGTTTCAAGAACCCGAGCACCAGTTCGTCACCCCGAGCGTCCGCGAAGAACTCGCGTTCGGCCCCCGGCACGCGGTGCACCCGGAAACGGGTCAGCCGCTCTTTACCGAGGAGGAAGCGCAAGAGCGCGTGAATCAGCTCCTTGCGCGATTGCACTTGAGCCACCTCGCTGACGCCAATCCGTTTACGCTGTCGGGTGGGGAGAAGCGTCGCTTGTCCGTGGCCACCGTGCTTGCGGCTGGGCCACGCGTGCTGTTGCTGGACGAACCCACCTTTGGACAGGACGCCAACACGTGGGCCGAGCTGGTGGCTCTGTTGAGAGAGCAGCTTGCCGCAGGAACGAGCTTGGTTGCCGTAACCCACGACGACGCCTTCACGCGAGCGTTGGGTGCCACCACGTTCCGCGTCGGGGAACAATCAGCCGGTGAACGACCAACTGGGGAACAACCCAACGAGGAACATCCGAGTGGGGGTTCCCTGTGA
- a CDS encoding trypsin-like serine peptidase yields the protein MRKLHWGATVTASLSLAVTAAFVPAVASADTTTAQLTKAGSSASVETHQVSSAEAKKAATYWTAARMKSAIPGDVLTLKAGSAAVQRSLNDIAQALNAKSVDQLNASGSPTKLAAPERKAASSSAVSENPVSHIGKVFFTLGGSNYVCSGNSVTSSNGSTVSTAGHCLNEGPGAFATNFVFVPAYKNGAAPYGKFTARTLVAPTQWSSQGSMQYDTGFAVMNTLSGKTLAATVGASGVQFNAARGQTYKAFGYPAARPFNGETLYSCTGPSSNDPYNPAFNSQGIPCNMTGGSSGGPWFLGTSSSGYQNSVNSYGYGSKSTVMYGPYWGTVIQSAYQDAAVR from the coding sequence ATGAGAAAACTTCACTGGGGCGCAACCGTTACCGCCTCACTCTCTCTCGCAGTCACCGCTGCTTTCGTTCCCGCGGTAGCAAGCGCTGACACTACGACGGCGCAGCTCACCAAGGCGGGCAGCTCCGCTTCCGTCGAAACTCACCAGGTTTCCAGCGCCGAGGCGAAGAAGGCAGCCACCTATTGGACGGCCGCTCGCATGAAGTCCGCGATCCCTGGTGATGTGCTCACGCTCAAGGCAGGTTCCGCCGCCGTTCAGCGTAGCCTCAATGACATCGCACAGGCCCTCAACGCCAAGTCCGTCGATCAGCTCAACGCTTCCGGCTCACCTACCAAGCTCGCAGCTCCTGAGCGCAAGGCCGCTTCGAGTTCCGCGGTGAGTGAGAATCCTGTCAGCCACATCGGCAAGGTGTTCTTCACCCTCGGTGGCTCGAACTACGTGTGCTCCGGAAACTCTGTGACCTCCAGCAACGGCTCCACGGTTTCCACCGCCGGCCACTGCCTCAATGAAGGTCCCGGCGCTTTCGCCACGAACTTCGTCTTTGTCCCTGCTTATAAGAACGGTGCCGCACCGTACGGAAAGTTCACCGCCCGCACGCTCGTGGCTCCAACGCAGTGGAGCTCGCAGGGTTCCATGCAGTACGACACCGGCTTCGCCGTCATGAACACCTTGAGCGGAAAGACCCTCGCAGCAACGGTGGGAGCTTCCGGAGTCCAGTTCAACGCTGCTCGCGGTCAGACCTACAAAGCCTTCGGCTACCCAGCCGCACGCCCATTCAACGGCGAGACGCTGTACTCCTGCACCGGACCTTCGTCTAACGATCCTTACAACCCGGCCTTCAACAGCCAGGGCATCCCGTGCAACATGACCGGAGGTTCCTCCGGCGGCCCATGGTTCTTGGGCACCTCATCCAGCGGCTACCAGAACTCCGTGAACAGCTACGGCTACGGTTCTAAGTCAACTGTTATGTACGGCCCATACTGGGGCACCGTAATTCAGTCGGCGTATCAGGACGCTGCCGTTCGGTAA
- the cls gene encoding cardiolipin synthase: MWTVIDMGIRIVMLGVVPGNRRPTTAMAWLLAIFFIPILGLALFLLFGNFRMSRRRTLRQAVINERVLSETKHLDLDDEDQNLPGWVHSAVAMNRRLGGMPLVRGNSVEFLTDYRESIQAMTEAVRTARSYVHVEFYIVGDDDEVVGPFLDALVAAADRGVNVRFLFDHLGTMRVSGYRKLLKRLDDSKISYRRMLPLAPVHGQWRRPDLRNHRKIVVVDGTVAFTGSQNLIEPGYKRAASRQMGREWVELMARVRGPLVASLDVVFTTDWSQETDENLLDDVRSITPLNEPGAVSGQLVPSGPGFSAENNLRLFTTLIYSATRELRITSPYFVPDDSLLYAVTTAAQRGVKVKLYVSERGDQALAHHAQQSYYRSLLTAGVEIYLYEAPHVLHTKCFTVDNEVAVFGSSNMDMRSFSLNFEISMMLLGPEIVERLDKVMDEYESKSKRVKLGMWNARTPFERWKDNVARLSATLQ, translated from the coding sequence ATGTGGACCGTTATTGATATGGGAATCCGTATTGTCATGCTCGGTGTAGTGCCCGGCAATCGGCGCCCCACCACCGCGATGGCGTGGCTGCTAGCCATCTTCTTCATCCCCATTCTGGGTTTGGCGCTGTTCTTGCTGTTCGGCAACTTCCGGATGTCACGGCGTCGTACTCTGCGGCAAGCGGTCATCAACGAACGTGTGCTCTCCGAAACCAAGCACCTGGACTTGGACGACGAAGATCAAAACCTTCCCGGCTGGGTTCACTCCGCCGTGGCCATGAATCGCCGGCTCGGCGGAATGCCGCTGGTACGCGGAAACTCCGTGGAATTCCTGACCGATTACCGCGAATCCATTCAAGCGATGACCGAAGCCGTGCGCACCGCCCGAAGCTACGTGCACGTTGAGTTCTATATTGTGGGCGATGACGACGAAGTGGTCGGCCCGTTCTTGGACGCTCTGGTGGCCGCGGCGGATCGCGGCGTGAACGTCCGGTTCCTGTTTGACCACCTGGGCACCATGCGAGTCTCGGGATACCGGAAGCTGCTGAAGCGGCTGGATGATTCGAAGATCAGCTACCGCCGCATGCTGCCGCTAGCGCCCGTGCACGGCCAGTGGCGTCGGCCGGATCTGCGCAACCACCGCAAGATCGTGGTGGTGGATGGGACCGTGGCTTTCACGGGTTCTCAGAACCTGATTGAGCCCGGGTATAAGCGTGCCGCGTCCCGCCAGATGGGTCGCGAATGGGTGGAGCTCATGGCGCGCGTGCGTGGTCCGCTGGTGGCGAGCCTCGACGTGGTGTTCACCACCGACTGGTCCCAAGAGACGGATGAGAACCTGCTCGATGACGTCCGCTCTATCACTCCGCTCAACGAACCCGGTGCGGTGTCCGGGCAGTTGGTGCCATCTGGACCTGGATTCTCCGCCGAGAACAACCTCCGCCTTTTCACGACGTTGATCTATTCAGCGACGCGCGAGCTCCGCATCACCAGCCCCTACTTTGTTCCGGATGATTCCCTGCTGTACGCCGTGACCACGGCGGCCCAGCGCGGCGTCAAGGTCAAGCTCTACGTGTCCGAACGCGGCGATCAGGCGCTAGCTCACCACGCGCAGCAGTCCTACTACCGATCCTTGCTGACCGCGGGCGTGGAGATTTACCTCTACGAAGCCCCGCACGTGCTGCACACCAAGTGCTTCACCGTAGACAACGAGGTCGCCGTTTTTGGCTCCTCCAACATGGACATGCGTTCCTTCTCCTTGAACTTCGAGATCAGCATGATGCTGCTGGGCCCGGAGATCGTGGAGCGTCTGGACAAGGTCATGGACGAGTACGAATCCAAGTCCAAGCGCGTGAAGCTGGGCATGTGGAATGCGCGGACGCCGTTCGAGCGGTGGAAGGACAACGTCGCACGGCTTTCGGCAACGCTGCAGTAA
- a CDS encoding LysE family transporter yields the protein MPLSLWLSLLGASVVISFTPGAGAINTMTNAINEGFRRSFWGILGQQVALLIHVLIVAAGVGILVANSLVLFNVVRYAGAAYLVYLGIRSILAKPVSEETALDVRKNEPALSMFRRGVWVNLLNPKAIVFFLAFTPQFIRPSEPLLPQYLIYIGTIVLVDVLVMWFFFAAAAKSFRRFTRSARGQRIMNTTFGVLFILVAVLLIFIH from the coding sequence GTGCCCCTCTCCCTTTGGTTATCCCTGCTCGGCGCGAGCGTAGTCATCAGCTTCACCCCCGGCGCAGGCGCCATCAACACCATGACGAACGCCATCAACGAAGGCTTCCGGCGCTCCTTCTGGGGCATCCTGGGGCAGCAAGTTGCACTCCTCATCCACGTGCTGATCGTTGCCGCCGGCGTGGGTATCCTCGTGGCGAATTCCCTCGTCCTGTTCAACGTGGTGCGCTACGCGGGAGCTGCGTACTTGGTGTATCTGGGCATCCGTTCGATCCTCGCCAAACCCGTTTCAGAAGAAACTGCGCTCGATGTTCGCAAGAACGAACCCGCACTTTCGATGTTCCGGCGCGGCGTCTGGGTAAATCTGCTCAACCCGAAGGCGATCGTTTTCTTCCTCGCTTTCACACCTCAATTCATTCGCCCCAGCGAGCCACTACTCCCGCAATACCTCATCTATATAGGCACGATTGTGCTGGTCGATGTCCTGGTGATGTGGTTCTTCTTCGCGGCCGCAGCCAAAAGTTTCCGCCGTTTTACGCGCAGCGCCCGCGGTCAACGCATCATGAACACCACGTTCGGCGTGCTGTTCATCTTGGTGGCGGTTTTGCTGATCTTCATTCACTAA
- the pabB gene encoding aminodeoxychorismate synthase component I: MSRGSSTIIAIDGRSGAGKSTLALELATLLRKHRPVALFHLEDIYPGWDGLEEGIDLYTKRVAEPLFWGETAHWFAWDWYQDREGEKRSTPPAPIVIIEGVGANARSASRFIDAHIWVSLTDEERKRRALERDGETYAPHWDRWAQQEQHWMDSDNGPVDADITVNAARGSATETEAVLRALTELPAIREALRPEIEQQRALPAHARTFELPKNQTQDCAVVLFEKLYGESAEAFLLHSSSAGSEDPLGRNRYSILADASGALGATAQHMDGVTRIRHQGAEAVVPGPFFGWLDDAWDRRLTTSAPPLALEGLDFELGWLGWLGYELKREFGGADVSGSPTADAALIRAARAVIVDHETQTAHALAIESADADEFFDSVAAAVASLEAGSVAVDTKKIEDDDAALTLAGSFSIRDSHETYLAKIKEAQREIFEGNTYEVCLTSSVSARASTADPWAIYLALKDRSPAPYAAFGRFGATSIASSSPERFLSISLDGLMRAEPIKGTRRRLADPVEDAALKHELATSPKDRAENIMIVDLLRNDLVRSAYPATLRVPRLLAVESYATVHQMVSTIDAQLRPEISRAEAVRAAFPAGSMTGAPKISTMNILDRLEDWHPRGIYSGAIGYFSRNGGMNLSVVIRTLLMQQTQDGSWDLSLGIGGAITADSVPEEEWDELRAKAFGVLGTLGAEFPG; this comes from the coding sequence ATGTCCCGAGGTTCAAGCACCATCATCGCCATTGACGGCCGCTCCGGCGCCGGCAAATCCACGCTCGCCCTCGAGCTCGCTACTTTGTTGCGGAAACACCGCCCGGTAGCCCTGTTCCACCTTGAAGACATTTACCCCGGGTGGGACGGCCTCGAAGAAGGCATCGACCTCTACACGAAACGAGTAGCCGAGCCGCTGTTTTGGGGCGAGACCGCCCACTGGTTCGCGTGGGATTGGTACCAGGACCGCGAAGGCGAGAAACGCTCTACTCCCCCGGCGCCGATTGTGATTATCGAAGGCGTGGGCGCCAACGCGCGCTCGGCCTCCCGCTTCATCGACGCTCATATTTGGGTTTCCTTGACGGATGAGGAACGCAAACGCCGCGCTCTTGAACGCGACGGCGAGACTTACGCTCCTCACTGGGACCGCTGGGCACAACAGGAACAACACTGGATGGACTCGGACAATGGACCCGTAGACGCGGATATCACCGTTAACGCGGCCCGCGGTAGCGCTACCGAAACCGAAGCAGTCCTGCGTGCACTCACCGAATTGCCCGCGATCCGCGAGGCGCTCCGCCCCGAAATCGAACAACAGCGCGCTTTGCCCGCGCATGCACGCACTTTCGAACTGCCGAAGAACCAAACGCAAGACTGCGCCGTCGTACTGTTTGAAAAGCTGTATGGGGAGTCAGCGGAGGCGTTCTTGTTGCATTCTTCCTCCGCCGGCAGCGAGGATCCGCTGGGGCGCAACCGGTATTCGATCCTCGCGGACGCCTCCGGCGCTCTCGGGGCCACGGCGCAGCACATGGACGGAGTCACGCGGATTCGGCATCAGGGCGCCGAAGCGGTAGTTCCTGGCCCGTTCTTTGGGTGGCTGGATGACGCGTGGGACCGTCGATTGACCACGTCCGCGCCGCCGCTTGCGCTCGAAGGACTCGACTTTGAGTTGGGGTGGCTCGGCTGGTTGGGCTACGAACTCAAGCGCGAGTTCGGCGGCGCCGACGTGAGCGGCTCCCCCACCGCGGATGCCGCGCTCATTCGTGCAGCGCGTGCAGTGATTGTGGATCACGAGACGCAGACGGCGCACGCGCTCGCGATTGAATCCGCGGACGCTGATGAATTTTTTGATTCGGTTGCCGCGGCGGTTGCGTCGCTAGAGGCGGGCTCGGTTGCAGTTGATACTAAAAAGATTGAGGACGACGACGCCGCGCTCACCTTGGCAGGGTCGTTCAGCATTCGCGATTCCCACGAAACGTACCTCGCGAAAATCAAGGAAGCGCAACGCGAGATTTTCGAGGGCAATACGTACGAGGTCTGCTTGACGTCCTCGGTTTCGGCTCGCGCGAGCACTGCGGATCCGTGGGCGATCTACTTGGCACTCAAGGACCGGTCGCCGGCGCCGTACGCGGCGTTTGGTCGCTTTGGCGCTACGAGTATTGCGAGTTCTTCCCCCGAACGATTCCTGTCTATCTCCCTTGATGGACTCATGCGAGCTGAGCCCATCAAGGGCACGCGGCGGCGGCTCGCGGATCCGGTGGAGGATGCGGCGCTCAAGCACGAGCTCGCGACAAGCCCCAAGGATCGCGCGGAGAACATCATGATTGTGGACTTGTTGCGCAACGACTTAGTGCGCTCGGCGTACCCGGCCACCTTGCGGGTGCCGCGGCTTTTGGCTGTGGAAAGCTACGCGACCGTGCACCAAATGGTCTCCACTATCGACGCGCAGTTGCGTCCGGAAATCTCCCGAGCAGAAGCCGTGCGAGCGGCGTTCCCTGCCGGTTCCATGACGGGGGCGCCGAAGATTTCCACCATGAACATCCTGGACCGGCTTGAGGACTGGCACCCGCGCGGCATCTACTCAGGTGCTATCGGGTACTTCTCCCGTAACGGCGGCATGAACCTCTCAGTGGTGATCCGCACGCTCTTGATGCAGCAAACCCAAGATGGCTCGTGGGATCTGTCCTTGGGAATCGGCGGCGCTATCACCGCGGACTCCGTGCCGGAAGAGGAATGGGACGAACTGCGCGCGAAGGCGTTCGGGGTGCTCGGCACACTGGGCGCCGAGTTCCCGGGCTAA